Proteins found in one Anabas testudineus chromosome 1, fAnaTes1.2, whole genome shotgun sequence genomic segment:
- the rasal3 gene encoding RAS protein activator like-3 isoform X2, whose amino-acid sequence MGTEEKDSEPAAQPPVKEQGTPEKENESPVEPPQGQTSEATDPLNTYKWHTGSKGTLNEVKEGDGAAAPSTSTLDRLQKASTNKWNKMQSWRKALSEDPGDKSSASGKGGEGTKPEKASKVNRKNPFRRALSEPPGSLFAARSPSSNTASTANATSSSAAAETSGAPSTDPAQKGGGGKLLQKYFRAVSQKIKRPKLQSQSSSPTLLQDEAEPITTVPTELPRLQWAPPQEVPLWDISNCILEDGQILISPEEEPTLWTRNRVSSCLSNLSMQNLVDIDTECSPDNVGPPGGTRPKNQDGGVRALIKRRLENRTKRNSNTQLNPNPMGLNKGSRHYGSRESVSIPVSAMGSLDLSADTSTVIRPVHSSILGEKYCFEVINSENTHCFGCSSAAERDRWIEDLRRAAQPNKDNIERTENSLSIWVNEAKDLPPKRRYYCELHLDGTLFARTTSRAVGKPSNRSSLAGESSTGSSGGLGASGGAAGGCQLFWGEFFELDNLPCVSQISLHLFREEDPKKKRHSRDEISLHPLGSVAIPLSDIRGRTYQEKWYPITPYKASGTAGNKEVLGQQASLRIKARFQNLQVLPMEKYKEFAEYVTVDYVEMCQSLEPLLNVKEKEELAGALVHVLQSIGKAKEFLIDLGSAEVERLGEKEALIFRENTLATKAIDEYMKLVGQKYLIDTLGDFISRLYASLKNCEVDPRKCPPSDLSNNQKHLGEACEDVVQKIIELHGPFPEELHKIFSSWVELCEDQGRPEIGQRLISASLFLRFLCPAILSPSLFGLTQSYPEPNTLRTLTLTAKVIQNLANFTLFGEKEEYMLFMNEFLQQHWDGMRGFLQTVSNADTEIPMTSFDGYVDLPLRLAVLHGLLVDIIFQKNQDTIDKLHPLPLILNQITESLGPEAPRIIIKSETGQTKPVYVPPKDLGKYSPLQSSLQQLPVDSKGLRDGTRRGTRERKPVARTQSAPHRRPGQAKHTLKRQTSSEALPTSDHEQEMETNEPLISSPNTSASIKRPPAPVPWIKVSNRDSNELKIPNEEFSLLDRHAQELSELRLGIEQVTDRELEMAKRLEDFIIQSQDQNAMLQAEVNELRNLLAVREEQLASATFRLGVIEEEREEDERKLSVAIAAAERMNVLEEQFADLMRELHQLSEAYNSGQNNTQHPEKPHINSS is encoded by the exons ATGGGGACGGAAGAGAAGGATTCAGAGCCTGCGGCTCAACCGCCAGTGAAGGAGCAAGGAACACCAGAGAAGGAAAATGAATCTCCTGTGGAGCCCCCTCAGGGGCAAACGTCAGAGGCCACTGACCCCCTCAATACATACAAATGGCATACTGGCTCTAAGGGAACGCTGAATGAGGTGAAAGAAGGAGATGGAGCAGCAGCTCCCTCCACATCTACACTGGATAGGCTTCAGAAGGCCTCCACCAACAAATGGAACAAGATGCAAAGCTGGCGCAAGGCCTTAAGTGAGGACCCCGGAGATAAAAGTTCAGCCAGTGGGAAAGGTGGAGAAGGAACCAAGCCGGAAAAAGCCTCCAAAGTTAACAGAAAGAACCCTTTCAGAAGGGCCCTGTCAGAGCCCCCTGGGTCACTGTTTGCAGCTCGGTCGCCGTCCTCCAACACAGCCAGCACAGCTAATGCAACTTCATCCTCAGCAGCGGCTGAGACCTCAGGGGCCCCATCCACAGACCCTGCTCagaaaggaggtggaggaaaacTCCTACAAAAGTACTTCAGGGCTGTGTCCCAGAAGATCAAGAGGCCCAAGCTGCAGAGTCAGAGCAGCAGCCCGACATTGCTGCAAG ATGAGGCTGAACCGATAACGACTGTACCCACTGAACTCCCAAGGCTACAATGGGCCCCACCTCAGGAGGTCCCGTTGTGGGACATCAGCAACTGTATCCTCGAAGATGGACAAATTCTGATATCCCCAGAGGAAGAg CCAACGTTGTGGACCCGAAATCGTGTCAGCAGCTGCCTGTCCAATCTCAGCATGCAGAACCTCGTAGATATTGACACAG AATGTAGCCCTGACAATGTGGGTCCGCCAGGTGGTACTCGACCAAAGAACCAAGATGGTGGTGTGAGG GCACTGATTAAGAGACGTCTCGAGAACAGGACCAAGAGGAATAGCAACACACAATTAAACCCAAACCCAATGGGACTAAACAAAGGAAGCAG GCACTATGGTTCCCGGGAGTCAGTGTCAATTCCAGTCAGTGCAATGGGAAGTCTAGATCTGAGTGCGGACACCAGCACTGTCATCAGGCCAGTCCACAGCTCCATTCTGGGGGAGAAGTACTGCTTTGAG GTGATAAACTCTGAGAACACCCACTGCTTCGGCTGCTCCTCAGCTGCCGAACGTGATCGTTGGATTGAAGATCTCAGACGGGCTGCCCAGCCCAACAAG GATAACATTGAGCGCACAGAGAACTCCCTGAGTATTTGGGTAAATGAGGCCAAGGATCTGCCACCCAAACGGCGTTATTACTGTGAACTACACCTGGATGGGACCCTGTTTGCTCGCACCACCAGCCGAGCTGTTGGCAAGCCATCTAACCGCTCCAGTCTTGCAGGGGAAAGCTCTACTGGTTCTTCTGGAGGTCTAGGAGCCAGTGGCGGTGCGGCTGGAGGGTGTCAGCTATTCTGGGGTGAATTCTTTGAGCTAGACAATCTACCCTGTGTTTCCCAAATCTCCCTTCATCTCTTCCGTGAAGAGGACCCCAAGAAAAAGCGCCATTCCCGAGATGAGATCAGTCTACATCCGTTAGGCAGCGTAGCCATACCTTTATCTGATATCCGAGGGAGGACCTACCAAGAGAAATGGTATCCCATTACTCCATACAAGGCATCAGGAACAGCGGGGAATAAAGAAGTCTTGGGGCAACAAGCTTCACTTCGCATCAAGGCTCGTTTCCAGAATCTGCAGGTGTTGCCaatggaaaaatacaaagagTTTGCCGAATATGTGACAGTCGATTACGTGGAAATGTGCCAAAGCCTGGAGCCACTTCTGAAtgtgaaagagaaggaagagctGGCAGGAGCTCTAGTCCATGTACTCCAGAGTATCGGCAAAGCCAAG GAGTTCCTCATTGATTTGGGCAGCGCAGAGGTAGAGCGTCTTGGTGAGAAGGAGGCACTGATCTTCAGAGAGAACACACTGGCCACTAAAGCCATAGATGAATATATGAAACTAGTTGGCCAGAAATACCTCATTGATACACTAG GGGACTTTATCTCACGTCTTTATGCCTCATTGAAGAACTGTGAAGTTGACCCTCGTAAATGTCCTCCTTCTGACCTGTCGAACAACCAGAAACACTTGGGGGAGGCCTGTGAGGATGTAGTGCAGAAGATTATTGAGCTCCATGG ACCCTTTCCTGAAGAGTTACACAAGATCTTCTCGAGCTGGGTGGAGTTGTGTGAAGACCAGGGCAGACCAGAGATTGGCCAGCGTCTCATCTCTGCTTCCCTCTTCCTTCGTTTCTTATGTCCTGCCATTCTGAGTCCTTCTCTTTTTGGTCTGACACAATCTTATCCTGAGCCAAACACCCTACGTACCCTCACCCTAACTGCCAAAGTCATCCAGAATCTAGCCAACTTCACTTT GTTTGGCGAAAAGGAGGAGTACATGCTCTTTATGAATGAATTCCTGCAACAGCACTGGGATGGAATGAGGGGTTTTCTACAAACGGTGTCTAATGCAGACACTGAAATCCCAATGACCTCCTTTGATGGCTATGTGGATCTGCCTCTGCGCTTGGCAGTGCTTCATGGCCTGCTGGTTGACATAATCTTTCAGAAAAACCAG GACACAATCGACAAGCTGCACCCTCTCCCTTTGATTCTAAACCAGATAACAGAATCACTGGGCCCTGAAGCACCGCGGATCATAATCAAAAG TGAAACAGGACAAACCAAGCCAGTGTATGTTCCTCCTAAAGACTTGGGCAAGTACAGCCCTCTCCAATCATCCCTCCAGCAGCTCCCGGTGGATTCCAAAGGTCTACGAGATGG AACTCGGAGGGgtacaagagagagaaagccaGTCGCCAGGACTCAGAGTGCTCCACACAGACGTCCCGGTCAAGCAAAGCACACCTTGAAGAGACAGACAAGTTCTGAAGCCCTGCCAACATCTGACCATGAACAAGAGATGGAGACCAATGAACCACTTATCTCATCACCAAATACT AGTGCCAGTATCAAACGTCCACCTGCACCAGTTCCCTGGATCAAAGTCAGCAACAGAGATTCAAATGAGCTGAAGATTCCGAATGAGGAATTCAGCTTATTGGACAGA CATGCTCAAGAGCTGTCAGAACTTCGTCTGGGGATAGAGCAGGTTACGGACCGTGAGCTGGAAATGGCGAAGCGCTTGGAGGACTTTATTATCCAGAGCCAGGACCAGAACGCCATGCTGCAGGCTGAGGTGAATGAGCTCCGCAATCTGCTGGCTGTGAGAGAAGAGCAACTCGCCAGCGCCACCTTCAG GCTAGGTGTAATAGAAGAAGAGCGAGAAGAGGATGAGAGGAAGCTGAGTGTTGCCATTGCTGCAGCCGAGCGAATGAACGTACTG GAAGAGCAGTTTGCAGACCTGATGAGGGAACTTCACCAGCTCAGTGAGGCCTACAACAGTGgccaaaacaacacacagcatcCTGAAAAGCCACACATCAACAGCAGCTGA
- the rasal3 gene encoding RAS protein activator like-3 isoform X1, which produces MGTEEKDSEPAAQPPVKEQGTPEKENESPVEPPQGQTSEATDPLNTYKWHTGSKGTLNEVKEGDGAAAPSTSTLDRLQKASTNKWNKMQSWRKALSEDPGDKSSASGKGGEGTKPEKASKVNRKNPFRRALSEPPGSLFAARSPSSNTASTANATSSSAAAETSGAPSTDPAQKGGGGKLLQKYFRAVSQKIKRPKLQSQSSSPTLLQEIDEAEPITTVPTELPRLQWAPPQEVPLWDISNCILEDGQILISPEEEPTLWTRNRVSSCLSNLSMQNLVDIDTECSPDNVGPPGGTRPKNQDGGVRALIKRRLENRTKRNSNTQLNPNPMGLNKGSRHYGSRESVSIPVSAMGSLDLSADTSTVIRPVHSSILGEKYCFEVINSENTHCFGCSSAAERDRWIEDLRRAAQPNKDNIERTENSLSIWVNEAKDLPPKRRYYCELHLDGTLFARTTSRAVGKPSNRSSLAGESSTGSSGGLGASGGAAGGCQLFWGEFFELDNLPCVSQISLHLFREEDPKKKRHSRDEISLHPLGSVAIPLSDIRGRTYQEKWYPITPYKASGTAGNKEVLGQQASLRIKARFQNLQVLPMEKYKEFAEYVTVDYVEMCQSLEPLLNVKEKEELAGALVHVLQSIGKAKEFLIDLGSAEVERLGEKEALIFRENTLATKAIDEYMKLVGQKYLIDTLGDFISRLYASLKNCEVDPRKCPPSDLSNNQKHLGEACEDVVQKIIELHGPFPEELHKIFSSWVELCEDQGRPEIGQRLISASLFLRFLCPAILSPSLFGLTQSYPEPNTLRTLTLTAKVIQNLANFTLFGEKEEYMLFMNEFLQQHWDGMRGFLQTVSNADTEIPMTSFDGYVDLPLRLAVLHGLLVDIIFQKNQDTIDKLHPLPLILNQITESLGPEAPRIIIKSETGQTKPVYVPPKDLGKYSPLQSSLQQLPVDSKGLRDGTRRGTRERKPVARTQSAPHRRPGQAKHTLKRQTSSEALPTSDHEQEMETNEPLISSPNTSASIKRPPAPVPWIKVSNRDSNELKIPNEEFSLLDRHAQELSELRLGIEQVTDRELEMAKRLEDFIIQSQDQNAMLQAEVNELRNLLAVREEQLASATFRLGVIEEEREEDERKLSVAIAAAERMNVLEEQFADLMRELHQLSEAYNSGQNNTQHPEKPHINSS; this is translated from the exons ATGGGGACGGAAGAGAAGGATTCAGAGCCTGCGGCTCAACCGCCAGTGAAGGAGCAAGGAACACCAGAGAAGGAAAATGAATCTCCTGTGGAGCCCCCTCAGGGGCAAACGTCAGAGGCCACTGACCCCCTCAATACATACAAATGGCATACTGGCTCTAAGGGAACGCTGAATGAGGTGAAAGAAGGAGATGGAGCAGCAGCTCCCTCCACATCTACACTGGATAGGCTTCAGAAGGCCTCCACCAACAAATGGAACAAGATGCAAAGCTGGCGCAAGGCCTTAAGTGAGGACCCCGGAGATAAAAGTTCAGCCAGTGGGAAAGGTGGAGAAGGAACCAAGCCGGAAAAAGCCTCCAAAGTTAACAGAAAGAACCCTTTCAGAAGGGCCCTGTCAGAGCCCCCTGGGTCACTGTTTGCAGCTCGGTCGCCGTCCTCCAACACAGCCAGCACAGCTAATGCAACTTCATCCTCAGCAGCGGCTGAGACCTCAGGGGCCCCATCCACAGACCCTGCTCagaaaggaggtggaggaaaacTCCTACAAAAGTACTTCAGGGCTGTGTCCCAGAAGATCAAGAGGCCCAAGCTGCAGAGTCAGAGCAGCAGCCCGACATTGCTGCAAG AAATAGATGAGGCTGAACCGATAACGACTGTACCCACTGAACTCCCAAGGCTACAATGGGCCCCACCTCAGGAGGTCCCGTTGTGGGACATCAGCAACTGTATCCTCGAAGATGGACAAATTCTGATATCCCCAGAGGAAGAg CCAACGTTGTGGACCCGAAATCGTGTCAGCAGCTGCCTGTCCAATCTCAGCATGCAGAACCTCGTAGATATTGACACAG AATGTAGCCCTGACAATGTGGGTCCGCCAGGTGGTACTCGACCAAAGAACCAAGATGGTGGTGTGAGG GCACTGATTAAGAGACGTCTCGAGAACAGGACCAAGAGGAATAGCAACACACAATTAAACCCAAACCCAATGGGACTAAACAAAGGAAGCAG GCACTATGGTTCCCGGGAGTCAGTGTCAATTCCAGTCAGTGCAATGGGAAGTCTAGATCTGAGTGCGGACACCAGCACTGTCATCAGGCCAGTCCACAGCTCCATTCTGGGGGAGAAGTACTGCTTTGAG GTGATAAACTCTGAGAACACCCACTGCTTCGGCTGCTCCTCAGCTGCCGAACGTGATCGTTGGATTGAAGATCTCAGACGGGCTGCCCAGCCCAACAAG GATAACATTGAGCGCACAGAGAACTCCCTGAGTATTTGGGTAAATGAGGCCAAGGATCTGCCACCCAAACGGCGTTATTACTGTGAACTACACCTGGATGGGACCCTGTTTGCTCGCACCACCAGCCGAGCTGTTGGCAAGCCATCTAACCGCTCCAGTCTTGCAGGGGAAAGCTCTACTGGTTCTTCTGGAGGTCTAGGAGCCAGTGGCGGTGCGGCTGGAGGGTGTCAGCTATTCTGGGGTGAATTCTTTGAGCTAGACAATCTACCCTGTGTTTCCCAAATCTCCCTTCATCTCTTCCGTGAAGAGGACCCCAAGAAAAAGCGCCATTCCCGAGATGAGATCAGTCTACATCCGTTAGGCAGCGTAGCCATACCTTTATCTGATATCCGAGGGAGGACCTACCAAGAGAAATGGTATCCCATTACTCCATACAAGGCATCAGGAACAGCGGGGAATAAAGAAGTCTTGGGGCAACAAGCTTCACTTCGCATCAAGGCTCGTTTCCAGAATCTGCAGGTGTTGCCaatggaaaaatacaaagagTTTGCCGAATATGTGACAGTCGATTACGTGGAAATGTGCCAAAGCCTGGAGCCACTTCTGAAtgtgaaagagaaggaagagctGGCAGGAGCTCTAGTCCATGTACTCCAGAGTATCGGCAAAGCCAAG GAGTTCCTCATTGATTTGGGCAGCGCAGAGGTAGAGCGTCTTGGTGAGAAGGAGGCACTGATCTTCAGAGAGAACACACTGGCCACTAAAGCCATAGATGAATATATGAAACTAGTTGGCCAGAAATACCTCATTGATACACTAG GGGACTTTATCTCACGTCTTTATGCCTCATTGAAGAACTGTGAAGTTGACCCTCGTAAATGTCCTCCTTCTGACCTGTCGAACAACCAGAAACACTTGGGGGAGGCCTGTGAGGATGTAGTGCAGAAGATTATTGAGCTCCATGG ACCCTTTCCTGAAGAGTTACACAAGATCTTCTCGAGCTGGGTGGAGTTGTGTGAAGACCAGGGCAGACCAGAGATTGGCCAGCGTCTCATCTCTGCTTCCCTCTTCCTTCGTTTCTTATGTCCTGCCATTCTGAGTCCTTCTCTTTTTGGTCTGACACAATCTTATCCTGAGCCAAACACCCTACGTACCCTCACCCTAACTGCCAAAGTCATCCAGAATCTAGCCAACTTCACTTT GTTTGGCGAAAAGGAGGAGTACATGCTCTTTATGAATGAATTCCTGCAACAGCACTGGGATGGAATGAGGGGTTTTCTACAAACGGTGTCTAATGCAGACACTGAAATCCCAATGACCTCCTTTGATGGCTATGTGGATCTGCCTCTGCGCTTGGCAGTGCTTCATGGCCTGCTGGTTGACATAATCTTTCAGAAAAACCAG GACACAATCGACAAGCTGCACCCTCTCCCTTTGATTCTAAACCAGATAACAGAATCACTGGGCCCTGAAGCACCGCGGATCATAATCAAAAG TGAAACAGGACAAACCAAGCCAGTGTATGTTCCTCCTAAAGACTTGGGCAAGTACAGCCCTCTCCAATCATCCCTCCAGCAGCTCCCGGTGGATTCCAAAGGTCTACGAGATGG AACTCGGAGGGgtacaagagagagaaagccaGTCGCCAGGACTCAGAGTGCTCCACACAGACGTCCCGGTCAAGCAAAGCACACCTTGAAGAGACAGACAAGTTCTGAAGCCCTGCCAACATCTGACCATGAACAAGAGATGGAGACCAATGAACCACTTATCTCATCACCAAATACT AGTGCCAGTATCAAACGTCCACCTGCACCAGTTCCCTGGATCAAAGTCAGCAACAGAGATTCAAATGAGCTGAAGATTCCGAATGAGGAATTCAGCTTATTGGACAGA CATGCTCAAGAGCTGTCAGAACTTCGTCTGGGGATAGAGCAGGTTACGGACCGTGAGCTGGAAATGGCGAAGCGCTTGGAGGACTTTATTATCCAGAGCCAGGACCAGAACGCCATGCTGCAGGCTGAGGTGAATGAGCTCCGCAATCTGCTGGCTGTGAGAGAAGAGCAACTCGCCAGCGCCACCTTCAG GCTAGGTGTAATAGAAGAAGAGCGAGAAGAGGATGAGAGGAAGCTGAGTGTTGCCATTGCTGCAGCCGAGCGAATGAACGTACTG GAAGAGCAGTTTGCAGACCTGATGAGGGAACTTCACCAGCTCAGTGAGGCCTACAACAGTGgccaaaacaacacacagcatcCTGAAAAGCCACACATCAACAGCAGCTGA
- the rasal3 gene encoding ras/Rap GTPase-activating protein SynGAP isoform X3, with protein sequence MMGFRRWFVCGGALECSPDNVGPPGGTRPKNQDGGVRALIKRRLENRTKRNSNTQLNPNPMGLNKGSRHYGSRESVSIPVSAMGSLDLSADTSTVIRPVHSSILGEKYCFEVINSENTHCFGCSSAAERDRWIEDLRRAAQPNKDNIERTENSLSIWVNEAKDLPPKRRYYCELHLDGTLFARTTSRAVGKPSNRSSLAGESSTGSSGGLGASGGAAGGCQLFWGEFFELDNLPCVSQISLHLFREEDPKKKRHSRDEISLHPLGSVAIPLSDIRGRTYQEKWYPITPYKASGTAGNKEVLGQQASLRIKARFQNLQVLPMEKYKEFAEYVTVDYVEMCQSLEPLLNVKEKEELAGALVHVLQSIGKAKEFLIDLGSAEVERLGEKEALIFRENTLATKAIDEYMKLVGQKYLIDTLGDFISRLYASLKNCEVDPRKCPPSDLSNNQKHLGEACEDVVQKIIELHGPFPEELHKIFSSWVELCEDQGRPEIGQRLISASLFLRFLCPAILSPSLFGLTQSYPEPNTLRTLTLTAKVIQNLANFTLFGEKEEYMLFMNEFLQQHWDGMRGFLQTVSNADTEIPMTSFDGYVDLPLRLAVLHGLLVDIIFQKNQDTIDKLHPLPLILNQITESLGPEAPRIIIKSETGQTKPVYVPPKDLGKYSPLQSSLQQLPVDSKGLRDGTRRGTRERKPVARTQSAPHRRPGQAKHTLKRQTSSEALPTSDHEQEMETNEPLISSPNTSASIKRPPAPVPWIKVSNRDSNELKIPNEEFSLLDRHAQELSELRLGIEQVTDRELEMAKRLEDFIIQSQDQNAMLQAEVNELRNLLAVREEQLASATFRLGVIEEEREEDERKLSVAIAAAERMNVLEEQFADLMRELHQLSEAYNSGQNNTQHPEKPHINSS encoded by the exons ATGATGGGATTCAGGCGCTGGTTTGTTTGTGGTGGAGCTTTAG AATGTAGCCCTGACAATGTGGGTCCGCCAGGTGGTACTCGACCAAAGAACCAAGATGGTGGTGTGAGG GCACTGATTAAGAGACGTCTCGAGAACAGGACCAAGAGGAATAGCAACACACAATTAAACCCAAACCCAATGGGACTAAACAAAGGAAGCAG GCACTATGGTTCCCGGGAGTCAGTGTCAATTCCAGTCAGTGCAATGGGAAGTCTAGATCTGAGTGCGGACACCAGCACTGTCATCAGGCCAGTCCACAGCTCCATTCTGGGGGAGAAGTACTGCTTTGAG GTGATAAACTCTGAGAACACCCACTGCTTCGGCTGCTCCTCAGCTGCCGAACGTGATCGTTGGATTGAAGATCTCAGACGGGCTGCCCAGCCCAACAAG GATAACATTGAGCGCACAGAGAACTCCCTGAGTATTTGGGTAAATGAGGCCAAGGATCTGCCACCCAAACGGCGTTATTACTGTGAACTACACCTGGATGGGACCCTGTTTGCTCGCACCACCAGCCGAGCTGTTGGCAAGCCATCTAACCGCTCCAGTCTTGCAGGGGAAAGCTCTACTGGTTCTTCTGGAGGTCTAGGAGCCAGTGGCGGTGCGGCTGGAGGGTGTCAGCTATTCTGGGGTGAATTCTTTGAGCTAGACAATCTACCCTGTGTTTCCCAAATCTCCCTTCATCTCTTCCGTGAAGAGGACCCCAAGAAAAAGCGCCATTCCCGAGATGAGATCAGTCTACATCCGTTAGGCAGCGTAGCCATACCTTTATCTGATATCCGAGGGAGGACCTACCAAGAGAAATGGTATCCCATTACTCCATACAAGGCATCAGGAACAGCGGGGAATAAAGAAGTCTTGGGGCAACAAGCTTCACTTCGCATCAAGGCTCGTTTCCAGAATCTGCAGGTGTTGCCaatggaaaaatacaaagagTTTGCCGAATATGTGACAGTCGATTACGTGGAAATGTGCCAAAGCCTGGAGCCACTTCTGAAtgtgaaagagaaggaagagctGGCAGGAGCTCTAGTCCATGTACTCCAGAGTATCGGCAAAGCCAAG GAGTTCCTCATTGATTTGGGCAGCGCAGAGGTAGAGCGTCTTGGTGAGAAGGAGGCACTGATCTTCAGAGAGAACACACTGGCCACTAAAGCCATAGATGAATATATGAAACTAGTTGGCCAGAAATACCTCATTGATACACTAG GGGACTTTATCTCACGTCTTTATGCCTCATTGAAGAACTGTGAAGTTGACCCTCGTAAATGTCCTCCTTCTGACCTGTCGAACAACCAGAAACACTTGGGGGAGGCCTGTGAGGATGTAGTGCAGAAGATTATTGAGCTCCATGG ACCCTTTCCTGAAGAGTTACACAAGATCTTCTCGAGCTGGGTGGAGTTGTGTGAAGACCAGGGCAGACCAGAGATTGGCCAGCGTCTCATCTCTGCTTCCCTCTTCCTTCGTTTCTTATGTCCTGCCATTCTGAGTCCTTCTCTTTTTGGTCTGACACAATCTTATCCTGAGCCAAACACCCTACGTACCCTCACCCTAACTGCCAAAGTCATCCAGAATCTAGCCAACTTCACTTT GTTTGGCGAAAAGGAGGAGTACATGCTCTTTATGAATGAATTCCTGCAACAGCACTGGGATGGAATGAGGGGTTTTCTACAAACGGTGTCTAATGCAGACACTGAAATCCCAATGACCTCCTTTGATGGCTATGTGGATCTGCCTCTGCGCTTGGCAGTGCTTCATGGCCTGCTGGTTGACATAATCTTTCAGAAAAACCAG GACACAATCGACAAGCTGCACCCTCTCCCTTTGATTCTAAACCAGATAACAGAATCACTGGGCCCTGAAGCACCGCGGATCATAATCAAAAG TGAAACAGGACAAACCAAGCCAGTGTATGTTCCTCCTAAAGACTTGGGCAAGTACAGCCCTCTCCAATCATCCCTCCAGCAGCTCCCGGTGGATTCCAAAGGTCTACGAGATGG AACTCGGAGGGgtacaagagagagaaagccaGTCGCCAGGACTCAGAGTGCTCCACACAGACGTCCCGGTCAAGCAAAGCACACCTTGAAGAGACAGACAAGTTCTGAAGCCCTGCCAACATCTGACCATGAACAAGAGATGGAGACCAATGAACCACTTATCTCATCACCAAATACT AGTGCCAGTATCAAACGTCCACCTGCACCAGTTCCCTGGATCAAAGTCAGCAACAGAGATTCAAATGAGCTGAAGATTCCGAATGAGGAATTCAGCTTATTGGACAGA CATGCTCAAGAGCTGTCAGAACTTCGTCTGGGGATAGAGCAGGTTACGGACCGTGAGCTGGAAATGGCGAAGCGCTTGGAGGACTTTATTATCCAGAGCCAGGACCAGAACGCCATGCTGCAGGCTGAGGTGAATGAGCTCCGCAATCTGCTGGCTGTGAGAGAAGAGCAACTCGCCAGCGCCACCTTCAG GCTAGGTGTAATAGAAGAAGAGCGAGAAGAGGATGAGAGGAAGCTGAGTGTTGCCATTGCTGCAGCCGAGCGAATGAACGTACTG GAAGAGCAGTTTGCAGACCTGATGAGGGAACTTCACCAGCTCAGTGAGGCCTACAACAGTGgccaaaacaacacacagcatcCTGAAAAGCCACACATCAACAGCAGCTGA